In a genomic window of Xenopus laevis strain J_2021 chromosome 5S, Xenopus_laevis_v10.1, whole genome shotgun sequence:
- the gjb7.S gene encoding gap junction protein beta 7 S homeolog isoform X1, translating to MSWSFLRDILSGVNKYSTSIGRIWLSIVFIFRLLVYVVAAEAVWKDEQKEFECNIRQPGCENVCFDQFFPISQVRLWALQLIMVSTPSLLVVLHVAYRESREKRHNKKLYANTGDMDGGLWCTYVISLFFKTIFEFGFLLLFYKLYGGFSVPRLVKCDMEPCPNVVDCYISKPTEKMIFLYFVVVTSGLCILLNVSELFYLIFKYCTKFYMKKQATRMAQASCDCKNHQHNVIPITYEQAGNGAPDG from the coding sequence ATGAGTTGGTCATTTTTGCGTGATATCTTGAGCGGAGTAAATAAATATTCCACAAGCATTGGAAGAATCTGGCTTTCAATTGTGTTCATATTTCGACTATTGGTCTATGTTGTTGCAGCCGAAGCAGTGTGGAAAGATGAACAGAAAGAATTTGAGTGCAACATCAGACAGCCTGGGTGTGAAAACGTTTGCTTCGATCAGTTCTTCCCCATCTCCCAGGTGCGGCTCTGGGCTCTACAGCTGATTATGGTGTCAACACCCTCGCTTCTTGTTGTTCTTCATGTTGCCTATCGCGAAAGTAGGGAGAAGAGGCACAACAAGAAGCTGTATGCCAACACTGGAGACATGGATGGGGGATTATGGTGCACATATGTCATAAGCCTTTTCTTCAAGACGATATTTGAATTTGGCTTTCTTTTACTTTTCTACAAACTGTATGGGGGTTTCAGTGTACCTCGACTGGTGAAATGTGACATGGAACCCTGCCCTAATGTTGTGGACTGCTATATCTCCAAACCTACAGAGAAGatgatttttctgtattttgtggTTGTAACCTCAGGGCTTTGCATTTTGCTTAATGTTAGTGAGCTATTTTACCTTATTttcaaatattgtacaaaattctACATGAAAAAACAAGCAACCAGAATGGCGCAAGCAAGCTGTGATTGCAAGAACCACCAACATAATGTAATACCAATTACATATGAACAGGCAGGCAATGGTGCACCTGATGGTTAA